The Arachis ipaensis cultivar K30076 chromosome B10, Araip1.1, whole genome shotgun sequence DNA window CaataatttctaccattttattttagaggggaCTTTTCCATAGCTATTGAATCGCCCTGTTATGCTGTGGCACTAATCCTACTGTTAAATAAATAAAGCAGATTCCTTAATCTCCTCTTCATTATTCTTTCCTTATCTAAATCCCAACCTTATCTCCATAAGCTAGCTGAATTGGCTTAGTTACTTAATTGTGGCACTTAATCCATTTCTATACAAAACCATCAGTCCATCACCAACCCACCAAGTTTTTCTTATATGATTCAGCAGCCACTTCTACCAGAAATAGAACCAAAAATGAAACAAGAAAACAAAAGTTTCATTGTTATGATGTTATCCACTCAAAAAGATTAGACTAGCATTAACTCCCCATTATTCTCTTCTAATTTCATGCACTAATCACAAATTGCAAGCTCCTAATCAATTCTTCCTGTAGGTTGTACTTGGTGCAGGCATTTAGATTCCAAATTCCTTCGTATTTTAATTTGTTACACCATCAATCATacgatttttaaaattgaattggtTACTCAATCTTTTTGTTAGTATATATTGGTCatcaattttaataaaaacaCATACACATTCTAATTATgaaaatatctaaatatttaaTTACACTAAACTAAACAAAATATTAGAAGATACTTAAAATTAAACCAAACAACTGACTTATATTATTCAAGCTAACAagattttagattaaaaaaaaatagtgacCTGAATGATTAGCTAATGTGATCTAATAATAATTGAAGTAGCTAGGTGCTTAGGTACGTATATAACAGCATGCATTACGAATAAGTATAAAACTACAATTAATATAGTGAGTAGAGTACATTTTATCTTATATGAGGGTAGCTTAGAGCTACTAATTAATGATAGCTTATTGTAGATCATTTTGTGTGGGACAGTGTTAATAGCTACGTAAGATTCCTAGAAACCATAACCCTTTTCTCATTTTTCTGTGGACACTTTTTGAGTTTTTTTCTACCTATTATTCCCACAACAGAAAGAATAATTGGTCACCCCATATCTTTATTTGTTCTTTAAATTGAGTTTGAAGACACAGACGTTTGACTTCGACCAAGATatgaaaactaattaaactacATATATATAACCGCATGTTACTCGTACGTAGGCTCCTAAATCTTTAGAGGGGAATTGTTTTTATATTCACATGATCGATAACCATGCTTTTGATTGAATTGGAAATTATACAGATGATCAAGTAACCAAGGCAATCCCAATCATTTATGAAATGGATTGTTTGAATATGGAAAATGAATGCGGCATGACAATATATAAGGGATATGATATATGGCTATGGACCTAATAGGTAGTTTATTGGATTAATACTCCACTAATTAAAACAATTATAGTTGATTGGGAGAAGTAGTTCTTATTTTGTCCTACTCCTAACTTTTGCATAGCttcaagaataaaataaatagtcCCATCGATGCCCTCTTACACACGAAAATTCTTCAATTTGCACACATACACACTACAGCTAGCCCTCACCTATACACAAATATTTACATTATTTTAGAAGAAACATATTATGGATATTCAACAATGAATCCTCTAAAAATTGAGAGAAAACCAACTCAAATTAGTCGAGTGATTAATTCAGCTATTTATTAAGTGTagagttttaaattatgttttGTATTTATAACGATCTATTAGTCACGATAAATTTTTAAATGGAATTTACATCTGCGacgaattattttttttgttgaataCCATAAAAAAAAGACCGCACGTATATGTTCTCAATACACATGTTAAATAATGTTACTAGCTTGCATAAAGTGCAAGTAGTTCTACTATGATGCAATGGGAACAACAGAAATGGATCTTGCGAGTTGTAATCTATTTGAACACACCTTCCCCATATCTCAGTAGTTTCGTGCAGTGAATCATCATAGATTTTTCcagctttgtttttgttttatttaagcCAATATCTTCTTATAATCATAACATATTAGAAATTACACCAATTAGACAAAAAGCCACTTGGAGGACCAATTGCATCATTCAGAATTCCCAAGAACTAACATTGCATAAATAATAATAGGAAAAATATAGGTAACCAAcaatatttttgaacaatgtgaattaataggattaaaagagtaaatttaattagtagcattaaattagagtgtagtatattttcatttgattgatagttgttcatgttgttcaaaattttcattgtttacTTAGCATTTCTCACGAAaaagtttggtaaccaaagaaaatcagccaaaaatagccataacttgtcttatttagcattcattaatagttacgacaattaatgaatgctaaataagacggCTAGTTCTTATAATTATTAGAGTGGTGGGCGTGTTTTGGttatataattaaaagaaaaagtcgtTTTAATGTAATAATAATTTAAGAAGTTTTTGAACGAAAATAAATCAAGTTTATGTTGGCATTTAATCATATtcatagtaaaaaaatatttaactatCTTCTCGCTCTCATAGTATAAAATTTTATCTCTCATTTATATTGATATCTCTTGTTATTTATAATTATAACTATctctttttaaaataatgaaatgTGGTTAACTAATGCAGTGCTTTGTAATACATCACATCAAAAGCTATTTTCCATATTAATTATACCTATATCAACACTAGagaagaaaagaataaaataacatGACTTAATTATTCATGCAAAAACActttatataatattaaaatttaatcacCAAATCAACTATTTTATCATGGTAAGAATTTTTTATCATAAATNNNNNNNNNNNNNNNNNNNNNNNNNNNNNNNNTTTAtagtaatataataaaaaattaaaaaatatttttctatatacaataattaactagccaatgagttataacttaaATGACAATCTTTTTATATTCACTTTAAAGGTTGCGAGTTCCAACTTGGTCAAAAAATACAATAActaaataattattgatatttttttaagaaaaaatataggGAGCCAATACATGTTCCGTACAATGCATACAATGGaggttaattttaaattaaaattaaagtattgGATGTTTATTTAAAGTTATTCAgtaggatatcagatgtttattatctcTAGTATTTGGATGGTTATTCCATATAATATGAGTGTATTGTGTTTGATAAATTAATAGTATTTTACCCTGGATGTTCAAACCTGTCGTACAGATGGTTACTTCTTTTTATTGGGTCAAAGAATCAGtcaattgtacacattgtatacttATTCTATTGGCTCCCGCGGGATTAATATACACGTAAGATTGTTAGTATTTAATAGTTAGAAATAAATAATTGATTTGTGATGATCGAAAAATGAATATTATTCATGTGACATCATAGTTtcaaataaatatttataaaataaactctCACCGTCAAATATTTTCCACTTTTGTTTTGTTGGAAAGGGATTTAAGGAGTTGTGTTTTGGTGAAGCAGAAAATTGAAAAAATCAATTGGCAAGCATATATAGATACATAATGGTGACATGGGAAGGCAAATGGTTTTGTGCTACGCTACCTACTAAATAAGTTTAATCCTTCATCAAACCTGAATGACTTCATTGACACATGCACCCCCACCTCAAACTATAATATTCTTCCATTAATTCCTTTTTcccatttctcttctttttcttatatATACCACTTGTTGCTCAACACAAATTCCTCATTCCATTTCATTCATCACAACTTTGAGGGGTTGCTTTTGGAAACAATAAAAACCCACCTAAGGTTTTTTTTGCAACCCCCAAAATCTTGTGCTAATAGCTTCAAATTTCTCTCTAGAGATTGTGGCTATGACGACCAATCATCCCAGTTCTTTGGCCTTTACATTTGGCATACTTGGTAACACATTCATAATTAATATCATCTTCTTTTAGATCCTCatcaatttctttctttctttcttatattctttattttcatttaatttgttcttgtttcttgttCAAGAGTGGaatgcatgtatacataaaaAGTGAAATTTTCTAACTTGTTTTCTATATCCATTTTTGCATCATTCTTGTCTCTTGCCTCAATTAAGAATCCACTCACAACTTCAAATTAATTACGATATGGTTCTGATCTTaagcttttattttctttagaaGTAGTTAATATTTTCTTTCTCTATCTTTTGGAAGTATTATTAATATTGTATCATAAAGTTTATTAATTAGTTGAGTGATAGCCATGGTAGCTAGCTTGCTAGGTTGATCACAAAATtgcaattttaattattttctgtTCTTAACTTTGAAATTGATTCATTATTCATAGGTAACGTGATATCGTTCCTGGTGTACTTGGCTCCGCTGTAAGTAGTGaactaataacaaataattaGTGTTAATTACGAGAATTAATTACTGAAACAAAGCATGGtgaatattatataattttcaGGCCAACATTTTACCGGATATACAAGAAGAAAACAACAGAAGGATTCCAATCACTACCTTACTTGGTAGCATTATTCAGTTGTATGCTATGGTTGTACTACGCTTTTCTCAAAACAGATGCTGTTCTTCTCATCACTATTAACTCTGTTGGATGTGTCATTGAGATTATTTACATCACCATCTTCATAATCTATGCTACCAATGATGCCAGGGTATGTATACTACTTCTACTCTTACTGCCACTattcaataattcaataattcTAAGCATGCATGCATGTTATTGGGGTGCAGAAATTAACAGTAAAACTATTTGCTGGAATGAACATGGGTTTATTCGGGGTGATCCTGTTTGTGACGCATTTTGCACTAAATGGTATTCTCCGAGTTCAAGTTCTTGGATGGATTTGTGTCTCCATTTCGGTCACTGTTTTTGCAGCACCTCTAAGCATTGTGGTCAGTGATTAATTCTTACCATTTAATTTCTTTCTTAATATCATAGTTTTTATTAGCTTTGTGATTAGTTATTATTGTACGTGATGCAGGCACAGGTTATAAGAACAAAGAGTGTTCAATTTATGCCATTCAATTTGTCGTTTTTCCTCACATTAAGTGCGGTTATGTGGTTTGCATATGGTTTATTTCTCAGGGATATCTGTATTGCTGTAAGTACACCAACTTTATCATCAGTTTGAATATAAAGTTAAAGAATTTGAAAGTGACCTAATGACTTAATTGAGTAATTAATTGTCAGCTACCAAACGTGTTGGGTTTTGCACTTGGGGTACTTCAGATGCTGCTATATGCCATATACAGAAATGGTGGTGGTGATGTTGTTGTGAAGACAcaagagaaagagaaggagaaggagaaggagaaaggaTTGGATCTGGGAATTAAGAACATACTTGTGGTGAATCCATTGGGGGGTTGTGAAGTGTTCCCAATACCAATAGTGGATGCTGCAAAGTGTGTTAATATTGTTGTTAATGATGATGTCAATGATCAACAACTACAACAAGATCAGAAGAATCACCACAAATCCCCAGTGTGATCTGATATATCAGTGATGTAGCTCATGCCATCCATGTTATATAAGTGGATACTATCATGAAAATTTTATAATTGTctttatataaaaatgttttttttttatctttggaCGATGGATTGTACGGTTAGATTTTAATATGATATAAAAGTATTGTCTTTGTTTAAAATGTGACTAAATAAATAAGTCACATTTTTAAACAAAGCATTTTCATGAAAAGTTATTTCTGTCATCTTCGTTTCAGTAGTTACCTATTATACATGCTTCATACATCATCTATATGCTTTTATTTTACTCTATGTTGGTGTTTGTATTTCTTGCTACTTGCTAGAAATTAAAtaccttttttaattttttcatggGCAATCATGTTTTCAAATCAAATACAGAGCATGTATTGAAAAGAAAGGAAATATGAGTTTTATTAACTAATTGTGGTGGAGTGCATACAATTTTTGAAGGAAATGATAAAGCATTAGGTACAATAATAGATGAGTTTATAAATTTCTTTTTGTAGTGGAGTTTGACAAGTCTATATATAATCAGAAGAAACTAAAAGTTATAACTTCTTACTTAGTTGAAACTTCTAGTATTATCACTtagcttcttttccttttttttttttttcttgttaggAGAAAAATAACTACTACGCATCCAACCTAACAcatcttaaatgaaaaatatgataTCTAAGTATTGTTCATTTATTCCTTTCATTTAACATCAAAGTAATTTAATTATTCTGTATGCTCGAATAGGTCCTGGTAGATAGAGTTTTAATTCCAAACAAAACAATGAGCTCTCATTTAGTAGTTTTCCTCGTGATGTTTGCGTGGCTTCTGGATACTATTTTGCTAGGACACAACCTTAATTTCTGgtgaatatatattaaaaaaaaggacATAACATACATTCAATTAGGTTTTGATGAAATTTTATTTCAATCCCTTATCTCAATTATCAAATAAGAGGATATAGTTTATCAAAGGAATCccttaaaattttcttttattataaaaagggagtgctaggtaaacaatgaaaattttgaacaacatgaacaatcaccaatcaaataaaaatatattacaccctaatttaatgctattaattaaatttactcttttaaccctattaattcacattatttacacattattcaaaaatcttgttggttacctatacttttccttataaaaaaagaaaaaatcatttTGAATGTGTATACTAAATTTATTTAGAGAAATTATAAGACactatcagaatttattattttttgccattACTTAATgatcaattctatttttttagtttaataattcaACAACATATTTTATCTCACACTTTTAAACATTGATGACTAATTAATAAGTGATGACCTAATAAATTTTAATAGCCATCTAGCATTTTTCATTTACTTATAgtctatttgtttttaattttttatggtaTTTTCTAACTTAGCAAACCAATAACTAATTTTATCGtggatttgagttttatttaaaaatttattattaatcaaTAAACTACTACATACACAgacgaaaattaaattttatatacttATTTAAACAGACGAATAAATTAATCACTTGACTAATTCGAATTAGTTTAACTATAAACTGCTATCTTAAAAAGTAAGAATTGGCccgaaattattttaaaattattatatatcTTTCTCATCATGGCTATCTTTATTGGTAGTGATAATTATGATTGAGTTTGAAATCTTTCAATATATAGTATATATAATATATCAGCAATGATCTAAGTATAACAAACGCTACTATATCTAAATTCCTAACTAGATATATAATGCTAATATATAGTTGCGTttattacttttattatatataaggAAAAGTTTAGGAgcagcaactttattaaattttggccagAATGTAACCagtaaagaaaagtgagtcattggatgaaatttcacactaatctcacaccattaaaatcatcattaatgactacaaatcacaaaaattgttgGCCTCCTAGCATTCCTCGTGTTGCTATTAAACGCTTTTAATTAAGGTATGTCATTTtccagaaaattaaataaaaagatcaATTCCACTTATTGTTTTCAGCTTTTAAATGATGAAGAAATTAAACGAGATGTATATATATCCTAAGATTAAGTCAGTTTGGCCcagattctttctttctttgctttgtattCAAAGTTTGCTCAATTAATTTGTATGATTAAATAACTGTGATAATATAAGCATCAGAGCAACGCGTTAGAATATACTCTCTAATCTCTTTTGTGTTCAAACTTCAGAGTTCAAACTCTCGTTGGCCCCTTCATATTTATGCAATAACATGGTATATGTTATTTAGAAAAAATAACACTCTCTTGTATGTCTCTACTCTCTTCCGTTATGAAATACTTAATTAAAATGATACTTATCACATAATATATAACTTTTTAACTTGTTTCaaaattatgtaatttaaattttattatatattataaattttaataatataaaataaagtgTTAGATTAAaatattagttaatattaataaaagggaTTAGTTGTTAATATCTTTTAACAGAGATATGTACAAGAATGACATTATGAATAGCTtctaaaaatagaaattaaaactcCATGCATGCATTGGCATTAACAAACTATGTATGGTTGACGTCAGAAGCGAAGGAGATGAAAACTCAACGCTTTTAATATGCTCCGGCGCCACAGCAATTAAGTAACCGCTTCACATTTTGCTTACCTAAGGAAGATCAAAATTCAACGCTTTTAATATGACACCTCACACTCTCACATCATATTGCATGCAGACTTTACATGTACCACATATAAAATGTTATTAGCAGTCAAGGAGATTAATTATGCAAAGtttaaaaatattatgtgtaAAATACGTTTAGTAAGTGTTGTGCTCGCCCAGTGCTTGCTTTATTACCTAACgctgaagatgaagaagaaagttaCCCGTGAAATAATCAACTTTTTGTCTATTTTCCAAGTATATCGTCCTGTAGTGTTGAACTTTTGCTTGtgccaattaataaaataatcaatCATGGTGTAAGTGTTgggtttttctctcctttgtgaggcccaagcccaacattttgAGGGTGTCTCTTGCACCCATTGTGCCACAACCCTAGTTCAGATTTTTGGGGTCATTGAGAGTGAGTGAGAGTAGCCACCAAGTGAGAGAGAAGGGGAAAAACAAAATTCCCGTTTTTGCCCAAAGCAGTAAATTTCAAATATCAGTTTCTCAgttgttcaccgttggatcggcttGAAATTTAAACTGCATGTTCttatcatcttgttcttcattctggtcggtggagatgttgattggagatttgcagtgagagaaattggcttcgcaagagagaaattaggtttcccgtttttacacagagcagcaatTTTGGAACGGCAGTTTCTTattctttcaccgttggatcgacgtgaaatttgaactgtagattcttcacatcttgttcttcattctggacggtggagattttaattggaggtctacagagggagaaattggcttcgacagcagctctgttttttgggtatatttcatcttcttgcttttcatttgtgagctttggtgctttgatgttttggctggttatatgcacatttttgtgctttgtttgagactctcttgt harbors:
- the LOC107624515 gene encoding bidirectional sugar transporter N3-like; this encodes MTTNHPSSLAFTFGILGNVISFLVYLAPLPTFYRIYKKKTTEGFQSLPYLVALFSCMLWLYYAFLKTDAVLLITINSVGCVIEIIYITIFIIYATNDARKLTVKLFAGMNMGLFGVILFVTHFALNGILRVQVLGWICVSISVTVFAAPLSIVAQVIRTKSVQFMPFNLSFFLTLSAVMWFAYGLFLRDICIALPNVLGFALGVLQMLLYAIYRNGGGDVVVKTQEKEKEKEKEKGLDLGIKNILVVNPLGGCEVFPIPIVDAAKCVNIVVNDDVNDQQLQQDQKNHHKSPV